One window from the genome of Salvelinus sp. IW2-2015 linkage group LG30, ASM291031v2, whole genome shotgun sequence encodes:
- the LOC111955199 gene encoding LOW QUALITY PROTEIN: CMP-N-acetylneuraminate-beta-galactosamide-alpha-2,3-sialyltransferase 1 (The sequence of the model RefSeq protein was modified relative to this genomic sequence to represent the inferred CDS: inserted 1 base in 1 codon; deleted 1 base in 1 codon) → MYLSMQKNFRTFTVLAFILTLTMFLFSFTLRDPSLYFFKYAIRKSDSFFSNGQCGCRECMTELEDDPWFTERFNLSVXPLMSRRNSLLTXDTYHWWQVRCYYXKLLILCILLPAEHTFLYGHPVRSRIKANKNRVLIYSPTFFKYVYDTWLERHGRYPSTGFLSLLFAMHICDKVSVYGFGADRNGNWHHYWQNDYLGGEFRXTGVHDADHEPTSPCFWLTTTRINIFKGF, encoded by the exons ATGTATCTATCGATGCAGAAGAACTTCAGGACATTTACTGTGTTAGCCTTTATTYTAACTTTRACCATGTTCCTCTTCAGTTTCACTTTGAGAGATCCCTCTCTGTACTTCTTCAAATATGCCATACGCAAGTCGGACAGCTTCTTCTCTAATGGCCAGTGTGGCTGTCGAGAGTGTATGACAGAGCTGGAGGACGACCCCTGGTTCACTGAGCGGTTCAACCTGTCAGTCRCCCCTCTGATGTCTAGGAGGAACAGCCTGCTGACTAWRGACACATACCACTGGTGGCAGGTGAGATGTTACTACTYCAAGY TACTTATATTATGCATTTTGCTTCCCGCAGAACATACGTTCCTGTACGGTCATCCTGTCCGGTCCAGGATTAAGGCAAACAAGAACAGG gtGCTGATATACAGCCCAACCTTCTTTAAATATGTCTATGACACATGGCTGGAGCGTCATGGCCGGTATCCCTCCACTGGCTTCCTCAGCCTATTGTTCGCCATGCACATCTGTGATAAG GTGAGTGTGTATGGGTTCGGAGCGGACCGGAATGGGAACTGG CACCACTACTGGCAAAATGATTACCTAGGAGGCGAATTCC AAACCGGGGTGCATGATGCGGACCATGAGCCAACGTCCCCATGCTTCTGGCTGACAACAACCAGAATCAATATTTTCAAAGGCTTCTGA